A genomic window from Motacilla alba alba isolate MOTALB_02 chromosome 2, Motacilla_alba_V1.0_pri, whole genome shotgun sequence includes:
- the LPIN2 gene encoding phosphatidate phosphatase LPIN2 isoform X2: MHNSEKDVLEDDSNRSDVAAHEKVPSGILSQTMNYVGQLAGQVLVTVRELYKGINQATLSGCIDVIVVRQQDGTYQCSPFHVRFGKLGVLRSKEKVIDIEINGDAVDLHMKLGDNGEAFFVQETEEENEKVPAYLATSPIPTEDQFFKDTDNHLKSGENERTCANSEIPHSGETETVFTPGSVKKKKRRRKKYKQDSRKEDQISSAGTEDIFEMEISSDDEKSIQPLRGSSNSSPKGEEQKESLIYHSKDHYPLSDGDWSPLENPFSEQVCPKSDSELEVKPAESLLRSESHMEWTWGGFPESTKISKKEKLEHCRTATITPSEKTHFRVILSSDEVEDDDDVKDSVCTVLKPEPRTHPLLKQMDVKDSLASAIVEPQVPLPLDGDHQSRILMDPLPETKPTAKTDSPSKKKGVHKRSHHQGPDDIYLDDLKALEPEVAALYFPKSDSDPGFRQWTESDTLSGSQSPQSVGSAAADSGTECMSDSAMDLPDVTLSLCGGLNENGEISKEKFMEHIITYHEFAENPGLIDNPNLVIRIYNRYYNWALAAPMILSLQVFQKSLPKATVESWVKEKMPKKSGRWWFWRKKESMTKQIPEAKEGKTETRRANELPATIKEQVNSRPPEDDSSSDEASQELKESLKMDSAPAEHPPHGNVPSYKKSLRLSSDQIAKLKLRDGPNDVVFSITTQYQGTCRCAGTIYLWNWNDKIIISDIDGTITKSDALGHILPQFGKDWTHQGIAKLYHSINENGYKFLYCSARAIGMADITRGYLHWVNDKGTILPRGPLMLSPSSLFSAFHREVIEKKPEKFKIECLNDIKNLFAPSKQPFYAAFGNRPNDVYAYMQVGVPDCRIFTVNPKGELIQEQTKGNKSS; encoded by the exons TCTCAGACTATGAACTACGTGGGGCAACTTGCAGGACAAGTCCTGGTTACTGTGAGGGAGCTGTACAAAGGCATTAATCAGGCAACCCTTTCGGGATGCATCGATGTCATTGTGGTCCGGCAGCAGGATGGGACATACCAGTGTTCTCCTTTCCATGTCCGCTTTGGGAAGCTTGGTGTACTGCGCTCTAAAGAAAAAGTG ATTGATATAGAAATAAATGGTGATGCTGTTGATCTGCATATGAAACTGGGTGACAATGGAGAAGCTTTCTTTGTGCAAGAAACCGAGGAGGAAAAT GAAAAAGTTCCTGCTTATTTGGCAACATCTCCAATACCCACTGAAGATCAGTTTTTTAAAGACACTGACAATCATTTGAAATCAGGAGAAAATGAGAGGACATGTGCAAACTCAGAAATTCCACATTCTGGAGAAACAGAGACTGTATTCACCCCAGgttctgtgaaaaagaaaaaaagaagaagaaagaaatacaaacaagATAGCAGGAAAGAAGATCAGATCTCTTCTGCTGGGACTGAAGAcatttttgaaatggaaataagcTCAGATGATGAGAAAAGCATACAGCCCCTAAG AGGTTCCTCAAATTCATCACCAAAGGGCGAAGAACAAAAAGAATCTTTGATTTATCATTCGAAAGACCATTACCCCTTATCTGATGGAGATTGGTCCCCTCTGGAGAA CCCTTTCTCTGAGCAAGTCTGCCCTAAAAGTGATTCAGAACTAGAAGTTAAGCCTGCTGAGAGCTTGCTCAGATCTGAATCTCACATGGAATGGACATGGGGAGGATTCCCAGAGTCAACCAAG ataagtaagaaagaaaaactggaacATTGCAGAACAGCTACCATTACTCCATCAGAGAAGACTCATTTTAGGGTTATCCTCAGCTCTGATGAAGTTGAAGACGATGATGATGTGAAAGATTCTGTCTGTACAGTACTGAAACCTGAGCCAAGAACTCATCCTCTCCTTAAGCAGATGGATGTTAAAGACTCTCTTGCTTCTGCAATCGTAGAACCTCAAGTTCCATTGCCATTGGATGGTGATCATCAGTCCAGAATATTGATGGATCCTTTaccagaaacaaaaccaacgGCAAAAACTGACTCTCCTTCAAAAAAGAAAG gGGTGCACAAGCGAAGTCATCATCAAGGCCCTGATGATATTTACTTGGATGACCTAAAGGCTTTGGAACCTGAAGTTGCAGCGCTCTACTTTCCTAAAAG TGATTCCGATCCTGGCTTCAGGCAGTGGACAGAGTCAGATACCCTTTCTGgttcccagtccccccagtctgtgggaagtgctgctgctgataGTGGTACAGAGTGCATGTCTGATTCTGCTATGGACTTGCCTGATGTTACACTTTCACTTTGTGGAGGTCTCAATGAAAACGGAGAGATTTCTAAAG AAAAATTCATGGAGCATATTATTACTTACCATGAATTTGCTGAAAACCCTGGACTCATAGACAATCCTAATTTGGTAATACGGATTTATAACAG GTATTATAACTGGGCATTGGCTGCTCCGATGATTCTGAGTTTGCAGGTGTTTCAGAAGAGTTTGCCTAAG GCTACTGTTGAGTCTTGGGTCAAAGAAAAGATGCCAAAGAAGTCTGGAAGGTGGTGGTTCTGGCGCAAGAAAGAAAGCATGACTAAGCAG ATTCCAGAGGCAAAAGAGGGGAAAACTGAGACGCGAAGAGCAAATGAACTTCCAGCAACTATAAAAGAGCAAGTTAATAGTAG GCCTCCAGAGGATGATTCTTCTAGTGATGAAGCATCCCAGGAGTTGAAGGAATCCCTGAAAATGGATTCTGCCCCTGCAGAGCATCCACCCCATGGGAACGTTCCATCTTATAAGAAGTCACTTAGACTTTCTTCAGACCAGATA GCAAAGTTGAAGCTCAGAGATGGCCCTAATGATGTTGTGTTTAGTATTACAACCCAGTATCAAGGGACTTGTCGTTGTGCAGGAACAATATACCTCTGGAACTGGAATGATAAAATCATAATATCAGACATTGATGGAACAATAACCAA GTCTGATGCGTTGGGGCATATCCTCCCTCAGTTTGGCAAGGACTGGACTCATCAGGGCATTGCAAAACTCTATCATTCCATAAATGA aaatGGCTACAAGTTCCTGTACTGTTCTGCCCGTGCCATTGGGATGGCAGATATCACCAGAGGATACCTGCACTGGGTGAATGACAAAGGAACAATTCTCCCCAGGGGCCCTCTCATGTTGTCCCCCAGcagtttgttttctgcctttcataG ggaAGTCATAGAAAAGAAGCCTGAAAAGTTCAAAATCGAATGTTTGAATGATATCAAGAATTTGTTTGCTCCCAGTAAACAGCCTTTCTATGCTGCTTTTGGAAACAGGCCCAAT GATGTATATGCCTACATGCAAGTGGGAGTTCCAGACTGCAGAATATTTACTGTGAATCCAAAGGGTGAACTGATCCAAGAACAGACTAAGGGAAACAAATCTTCGTAA
- the LPIN2 gene encoding phosphatidate phosphatase LPIN2 isoform X1: MHNSEKDVLEDDSNRSDVAAHEKVPSGILSQTMNYVGQLAGQVLVTVRELYKGINQATLSGCIDVIVVRQQDGTYQCSPFHVRFGKLGVLRSKEKVIDIEINGDAVDLHMKLGDNGEAFFVQETEEENEKVPAYLATSPIPTEDQFFKDTDNHLKSGENERTCANSEIPHSGETETVFTPGSVKKKKRRRKKYKQDSRKEDQISSAGTEDIFEMEISSDDEKSIQPLRGSSNSSPKGEEQKESLIYHSKDHYPLSDGDWSPLENPFSEQVCPKSDSELEVKPAESLLRSESHMEWTWGGFPESTKISKKEKLEHCRTATITPSEKTHFRVILSSDEVEDDDDVKDSVCTVLKPEPRTHPLLKQMDVKDSLASAIVEPQVPLPLDGDHQSRILMDPLPETKPTAKTDSPSKKKGVHKRSHHQGPDDIYLDDLKALEPEVAALYFPKSDSDPGFRQWTESDTLSGSQSPQSVGSAAADSGTECMSDSAMDLPDVTLSLCGGLNENGEISKEKFMEHIITYHEFAENPGLIDNPNLVIRIYNRYYNWALAAPMILSLQVFQKSLPKATVESWVKEKMPKKSGRWWFWRKKESMTKQIPEAKEGKTETRRANELPATIKEQVNSRPPEDDSSSDEASQELKESLKMDSAPAEHPPHGNVPSYKKSLRLSSDQIAKLKLRDGPNDVVFSITTQYQGTCRCAGTIYLWNWNDKIIISDIDGTITKSDALGHILPQFGKDWTHQGIAKLYHSINENGYKFLYCSARAIGMADITRGYLHWVNDKGTILPRGPLMLSPSSLFSAFHREVIEKKPEKFKIECLNDIKNLFAPSKQPFYAAFGNRPNDVYAYMQVGVPDCRIFTVNPKGELIQEQTKGNKSSYYRLSELVEYVFPLINKEQSSAFPCPEFSSFCYWREPLPDLNMDDLA; encoded by the exons TCTCAGACTATGAACTACGTGGGGCAACTTGCAGGACAAGTCCTGGTTACTGTGAGGGAGCTGTACAAAGGCATTAATCAGGCAACCCTTTCGGGATGCATCGATGTCATTGTGGTCCGGCAGCAGGATGGGACATACCAGTGTTCTCCTTTCCATGTCCGCTTTGGGAAGCTTGGTGTACTGCGCTCTAAAGAAAAAGTG ATTGATATAGAAATAAATGGTGATGCTGTTGATCTGCATATGAAACTGGGTGACAATGGAGAAGCTTTCTTTGTGCAAGAAACCGAGGAGGAAAAT GAAAAAGTTCCTGCTTATTTGGCAACATCTCCAATACCCACTGAAGATCAGTTTTTTAAAGACACTGACAATCATTTGAAATCAGGAGAAAATGAGAGGACATGTGCAAACTCAGAAATTCCACATTCTGGAGAAACAGAGACTGTATTCACCCCAGgttctgtgaaaaagaaaaaaagaagaagaaagaaatacaaacaagATAGCAGGAAAGAAGATCAGATCTCTTCTGCTGGGACTGAAGAcatttttgaaatggaaataagcTCAGATGATGAGAAAAGCATACAGCCCCTAAG AGGTTCCTCAAATTCATCACCAAAGGGCGAAGAACAAAAAGAATCTTTGATTTATCATTCGAAAGACCATTACCCCTTATCTGATGGAGATTGGTCCCCTCTGGAGAA CCCTTTCTCTGAGCAAGTCTGCCCTAAAAGTGATTCAGAACTAGAAGTTAAGCCTGCTGAGAGCTTGCTCAGATCTGAATCTCACATGGAATGGACATGGGGAGGATTCCCAGAGTCAACCAAG ataagtaagaaagaaaaactggaacATTGCAGAACAGCTACCATTACTCCATCAGAGAAGACTCATTTTAGGGTTATCCTCAGCTCTGATGAAGTTGAAGACGATGATGATGTGAAAGATTCTGTCTGTACAGTACTGAAACCTGAGCCAAGAACTCATCCTCTCCTTAAGCAGATGGATGTTAAAGACTCTCTTGCTTCTGCAATCGTAGAACCTCAAGTTCCATTGCCATTGGATGGTGATCATCAGTCCAGAATATTGATGGATCCTTTaccagaaacaaaaccaacgGCAAAAACTGACTCTCCTTCAAAAAAGAAAG gGGTGCACAAGCGAAGTCATCATCAAGGCCCTGATGATATTTACTTGGATGACCTAAAGGCTTTGGAACCTGAAGTTGCAGCGCTCTACTTTCCTAAAAG TGATTCCGATCCTGGCTTCAGGCAGTGGACAGAGTCAGATACCCTTTCTGgttcccagtccccccagtctgtgggaagtgctgctgctgataGTGGTACAGAGTGCATGTCTGATTCTGCTATGGACTTGCCTGATGTTACACTTTCACTTTGTGGAGGTCTCAATGAAAACGGAGAGATTTCTAAAG AAAAATTCATGGAGCATATTATTACTTACCATGAATTTGCTGAAAACCCTGGACTCATAGACAATCCTAATTTGGTAATACGGATTTATAACAG GTATTATAACTGGGCATTGGCTGCTCCGATGATTCTGAGTTTGCAGGTGTTTCAGAAGAGTTTGCCTAAG GCTACTGTTGAGTCTTGGGTCAAAGAAAAGATGCCAAAGAAGTCTGGAAGGTGGTGGTTCTGGCGCAAGAAAGAAAGCATGACTAAGCAG ATTCCAGAGGCAAAAGAGGGGAAAACTGAGACGCGAAGAGCAAATGAACTTCCAGCAACTATAAAAGAGCAAGTTAATAGTAG GCCTCCAGAGGATGATTCTTCTAGTGATGAAGCATCCCAGGAGTTGAAGGAATCCCTGAAAATGGATTCTGCCCCTGCAGAGCATCCACCCCATGGGAACGTTCCATCTTATAAGAAGTCACTTAGACTTTCTTCAGACCAGATA GCAAAGTTGAAGCTCAGAGATGGCCCTAATGATGTTGTGTTTAGTATTACAACCCAGTATCAAGGGACTTGTCGTTGTGCAGGAACAATATACCTCTGGAACTGGAATGATAAAATCATAATATCAGACATTGATGGAACAATAACCAA GTCTGATGCGTTGGGGCATATCCTCCCTCAGTTTGGCAAGGACTGGACTCATCAGGGCATTGCAAAACTCTATCATTCCATAAATGA aaatGGCTACAAGTTCCTGTACTGTTCTGCCCGTGCCATTGGGATGGCAGATATCACCAGAGGATACCTGCACTGGGTGAATGACAAAGGAACAATTCTCCCCAGGGGCCCTCTCATGTTGTCCCCCAGcagtttgttttctgcctttcataG ggaAGTCATAGAAAAGAAGCCTGAAAAGTTCAAAATCGAATGTTTGAATGATATCAAGAATTTGTTTGCTCCCAGTAAACAGCCTTTCTATGCTGCTTTTGGAAACAGGCCCAAT GATGTATATGCCTACATGCAAGTGGGAGTTCCAGACTGCAGAATATTTACTGTGAATCCAAAGGGTGAACTGATCCAAGAACAGACTAAGGGAAACAAATCTTC GTATTACAGGCTAAGTGAGCTTGTGGAATATGTGTTCCCATTGATTAATAAAGAACAGAGTTCTGCGTTTCCGTGCCCAGAATTCAGCTCTTTTTGCTACTGGAGAGAGCCTCTTCCTGACCTTAACATGGATGACCTGGCCTGA
- the LPIN2 gene encoding phosphatidate phosphatase LPIN2 isoform X4, whose protein sequence is MHNSEKDVLEDDSNRSDVAAHEKVPSGILSQTMNYVGQLAGQVLVTVRELYKGINQATLSGCIDVIVVRQQDGTYQCSPFHVRFGKLGVLRSKEKVIDIEINGDAVDLHMKLGDNGEAFFVQETEEENEKVPAYLATSPIPTEDQFFKDTDNHLKSGENERTCANSEIPHSGETETVFTPGSVKKKKRRRKKYKQDSRKEDQISSAGTEDIFEMEISSDDEKSIQPLRGSSNSSPKGEEQKESLIYHSKDHYPLSDGDWSPLENPFSEQVCPKSDSELEVKPAESLLRSESHMEWTWGGFPESTKISKKEKLEHCRTATITPSEKTHFRVILSSDEVEDDDDVKDSVCTVLKPEPRTHPLLKQMDVKDSLASAIVEPQVPLPLDGDHQSRILMDPLPETKPTAKTDSPSKKKGVHKRSHHQGPDDIYLDDLKALEPEVAALYFPKSDSDPGFRQWTESDTLSGSQSPQSVGSAAADSGTECMSDSAMDLPDVTLSLCGGLNENGEISKEKFMEHIITYHEFAENPGLIDNPNLVIRIYNRYYNWALAAPMILSLQVFQKSLPKATVESWVKEKMPKKSGRWWFWRKKESMTKQIPEAKEGKTETRRANELPATIKEQVNSRPPEDDSSSDEASQELKESLKMDSAPAEHPPHGNVPSYKKSLRLSSDQIAKLKLRDGPNDVVFSITTQYQGTCRCAGTIYLWNWNDKIIISDIDGTITKSDALGHILPQFGKDWTHQGIAKLYHSINENGYKFLYCSARAIGMADITRGYLHWVNDKGTILPRGPLMLSPSSLFSAFHRMYMPTCKWEFQTAEYLL, encoded by the exons TCTCAGACTATGAACTACGTGGGGCAACTTGCAGGACAAGTCCTGGTTACTGTGAGGGAGCTGTACAAAGGCATTAATCAGGCAACCCTTTCGGGATGCATCGATGTCATTGTGGTCCGGCAGCAGGATGGGACATACCAGTGTTCTCCTTTCCATGTCCGCTTTGGGAAGCTTGGTGTACTGCGCTCTAAAGAAAAAGTG ATTGATATAGAAATAAATGGTGATGCTGTTGATCTGCATATGAAACTGGGTGACAATGGAGAAGCTTTCTTTGTGCAAGAAACCGAGGAGGAAAAT GAAAAAGTTCCTGCTTATTTGGCAACATCTCCAATACCCACTGAAGATCAGTTTTTTAAAGACACTGACAATCATTTGAAATCAGGAGAAAATGAGAGGACATGTGCAAACTCAGAAATTCCACATTCTGGAGAAACAGAGACTGTATTCACCCCAGgttctgtgaaaaagaaaaaaagaagaagaaagaaatacaaacaagATAGCAGGAAAGAAGATCAGATCTCTTCTGCTGGGACTGAAGAcatttttgaaatggaaataagcTCAGATGATGAGAAAAGCATACAGCCCCTAAG AGGTTCCTCAAATTCATCACCAAAGGGCGAAGAACAAAAAGAATCTTTGATTTATCATTCGAAAGACCATTACCCCTTATCTGATGGAGATTGGTCCCCTCTGGAGAA CCCTTTCTCTGAGCAAGTCTGCCCTAAAAGTGATTCAGAACTAGAAGTTAAGCCTGCTGAGAGCTTGCTCAGATCTGAATCTCACATGGAATGGACATGGGGAGGATTCCCAGAGTCAACCAAG ataagtaagaaagaaaaactggaacATTGCAGAACAGCTACCATTACTCCATCAGAGAAGACTCATTTTAGGGTTATCCTCAGCTCTGATGAAGTTGAAGACGATGATGATGTGAAAGATTCTGTCTGTACAGTACTGAAACCTGAGCCAAGAACTCATCCTCTCCTTAAGCAGATGGATGTTAAAGACTCTCTTGCTTCTGCAATCGTAGAACCTCAAGTTCCATTGCCATTGGATGGTGATCATCAGTCCAGAATATTGATGGATCCTTTaccagaaacaaaaccaacgGCAAAAACTGACTCTCCTTCAAAAAAGAAAG gGGTGCACAAGCGAAGTCATCATCAAGGCCCTGATGATATTTACTTGGATGACCTAAAGGCTTTGGAACCTGAAGTTGCAGCGCTCTACTTTCCTAAAAG TGATTCCGATCCTGGCTTCAGGCAGTGGACAGAGTCAGATACCCTTTCTGgttcccagtccccccagtctgtgggaagtgctgctgctgataGTGGTACAGAGTGCATGTCTGATTCTGCTATGGACTTGCCTGATGTTACACTTTCACTTTGTGGAGGTCTCAATGAAAACGGAGAGATTTCTAAAG AAAAATTCATGGAGCATATTATTACTTACCATGAATTTGCTGAAAACCCTGGACTCATAGACAATCCTAATTTGGTAATACGGATTTATAACAG GTATTATAACTGGGCATTGGCTGCTCCGATGATTCTGAGTTTGCAGGTGTTTCAGAAGAGTTTGCCTAAG GCTACTGTTGAGTCTTGGGTCAAAGAAAAGATGCCAAAGAAGTCTGGAAGGTGGTGGTTCTGGCGCAAGAAAGAAAGCATGACTAAGCAG ATTCCAGAGGCAAAAGAGGGGAAAACTGAGACGCGAAGAGCAAATGAACTTCCAGCAACTATAAAAGAGCAAGTTAATAGTAG GCCTCCAGAGGATGATTCTTCTAGTGATGAAGCATCCCAGGAGTTGAAGGAATCCCTGAAAATGGATTCTGCCCCTGCAGAGCATCCACCCCATGGGAACGTTCCATCTTATAAGAAGTCACTTAGACTTTCTTCAGACCAGATA GCAAAGTTGAAGCTCAGAGATGGCCCTAATGATGTTGTGTTTAGTATTACAACCCAGTATCAAGGGACTTGTCGTTGTGCAGGAACAATATACCTCTGGAACTGGAATGATAAAATCATAATATCAGACATTGATGGAACAATAACCAA GTCTGATGCGTTGGGGCATATCCTCCCTCAGTTTGGCAAGGACTGGACTCATCAGGGCATTGCAAAACTCTATCATTCCATAAATGA aaatGGCTACAAGTTCCTGTACTGTTCTGCCCGTGCCATTGGGATGGCAGATATCACCAGAGGATACCTGCACTGGGTGAATGACAAAGGAACAATTCTCCCCAGGGGCCCTCTCATGTTGTCCCCCAGcagtttgttttctgcctttcataG GATGTATATGCCTACATGCAAGTGGGAGTTCCAGACTGCAGAATATTTACTGTGA
- the LPIN2 gene encoding phosphatidate phosphatase LPIN2 isoform X3 has translation MNYVGQLAGQVLVTVRELYKGINQATLSGCIDVIVVRQQDGTYQCSPFHVRFGKLGVLRSKEKVIDIEINGDAVDLHMKLGDNGEAFFVQETEEENEKVPAYLATSPIPTEDQFFKDTDNHLKSGENERTCANSEIPHSGETETVFTPGSVKKKKRRRKKYKQDSRKEDQISSAGTEDIFEMEISSDDEKSIQPLRGSSNSSPKGEEQKESLIYHSKDHYPLSDGDWSPLENPFSEQVCPKSDSELEVKPAESLLRSESHMEWTWGGFPESTKISKKEKLEHCRTATITPSEKTHFRVILSSDEVEDDDDVKDSVCTVLKPEPRTHPLLKQMDVKDSLASAIVEPQVPLPLDGDHQSRILMDPLPETKPTAKTDSPSKKKGVHKRSHHQGPDDIYLDDLKALEPEVAALYFPKSDSDPGFRQWTESDTLSGSQSPQSVGSAAADSGTECMSDSAMDLPDVTLSLCGGLNENGEISKEKFMEHIITYHEFAENPGLIDNPNLVIRIYNRYYNWALAAPMILSLQVFQKSLPKATVESWVKEKMPKKSGRWWFWRKKESMTKQIPEAKEGKTETRRANELPATIKEQVNSRPPEDDSSSDEASQELKESLKMDSAPAEHPPHGNVPSYKKSLRLSSDQIAKLKLRDGPNDVVFSITTQYQGTCRCAGTIYLWNWNDKIIISDIDGTITKSDALGHILPQFGKDWTHQGIAKLYHSINENGYKFLYCSARAIGMADITRGYLHWVNDKGTILPRGPLMLSPSSLFSAFHREVIEKKPEKFKIECLNDIKNLFAPSKQPFYAAFGNRPNDVYAYMQVGVPDCRIFTVNPKGELIQEQTKGNKSSYYRLSELVEYVFPLINKEQSSAFPCPEFSSFCYWREPLPDLNMDDLA, from the exons ATGAACTACGTGGGGCAACTTGCAGGACAAGTCCTGGTTACTGTGAGGGAGCTGTACAAAGGCATTAATCAGGCAACCCTTTCGGGATGCATCGATGTCATTGTGGTCCGGCAGCAGGATGGGACATACCAGTGTTCTCCTTTCCATGTCCGCTTTGGGAAGCTTGGTGTACTGCGCTCTAAAGAAAAAGTG ATTGATATAGAAATAAATGGTGATGCTGTTGATCTGCATATGAAACTGGGTGACAATGGAGAAGCTTTCTTTGTGCAAGAAACCGAGGAGGAAAAT GAAAAAGTTCCTGCTTATTTGGCAACATCTCCAATACCCACTGAAGATCAGTTTTTTAAAGACACTGACAATCATTTGAAATCAGGAGAAAATGAGAGGACATGTGCAAACTCAGAAATTCCACATTCTGGAGAAACAGAGACTGTATTCACCCCAGgttctgtgaaaaagaaaaaaagaagaagaaagaaatacaaacaagATAGCAGGAAAGAAGATCAGATCTCTTCTGCTGGGACTGAAGAcatttttgaaatggaaataagcTCAGATGATGAGAAAAGCATACAGCCCCTAAG AGGTTCCTCAAATTCATCACCAAAGGGCGAAGAACAAAAAGAATCTTTGATTTATCATTCGAAAGACCATTACCCCTTATCTGATGGAGATTGGTCCCCTCTGGAGAA CCCTTTCTCTGAGCAAGTCTGCCCTAAAAGTGATTCAGAACTAGAAGTTAAGCCTGCTGAGAGCTTGCTCAGATCTGAATCTCACATGGAATGGACATGGGGAGGATTCCCAGAGTCAACCAAG ataagtaagaaagaaaaactggaacATTGCAGAACAGCTACCATTACTCCATCAGAGAAGACTCATTTTAGGGTTATCCTCAGCTCTGATGAAGTTGAAGACGATGATGATGTGAAAGATTCTGTCTGTACAGTACTGAAACCTGAGCCAAGAACTCATCCTCTCCTTAAGCAGATGGATGTTAAAGACTCTCTTGCTTCTGCAATCGTAGAACCTCAAGTTCCATTGCCATTGGATGGTGATCATCAGTCCAGAATATTGATGGATCCTTTaccagaaacaaaaccaacgGCAAAAACTGACTCTCCTTCAAAAAAGAAAG gGGTGCACAAGCGAAGTCATCATCAAGGCCCTGATGATATTTACTTGGATGACCTAAAGGCTTTGGAACCTGAAGTTGCAGCGCTCTACTTTCCTAAAAG TGATTCCGATCCTGGCTTCAGGCAGTGGACAGAGTCAGATACCCTTTCTGgttcccagtccccccagtctgtgggaagtgctgctgctgataGTGGTACAGAGTGCATGTCTGATTCTGCTATGGACTTGCCTGATGTTACACTTTCACTTTGTGGAGGTCTCAATGAAAACGGAGAGATTTCTAAAG AAAAATTCATGGAGCATATTATTACTTACCATGAATTTGCTGAAAACCCTGGACTCATAGACAATCCTAATTTGGTAATACGGATTTATAACAG GTATTATAACTGGGCATTGGCTGCTCCGATGATTCTGAGTTTGCAGGTGTTTCAGAAGAGTTTGCCTAAG GCTACTGTTGAGTCTTGGGTCAAAGAAAAGATGCCAAAGAAGTCTGGAAGGTGGTGGTTCTGGCGCAAGAAAGAAAGCATGACTAAGCAG ATTCCAGAGGCAAAAGAGGGGAAAACTGAGACGCGAAGAGCAAATGAACTTCCAGCAACTATAAAAGAGCAAGTTAATAGTAG GCCTCCAGAGGATGATTCTTCTAGTGATGAAGCATCCCAGGAGTTGAAGGAATCCCTGAAAATGGATTCTGCCCCTGCAGAGCATCCACCCCATGGGAACGTTCCATCTTATAAGAAGTCACTTAGACTTTCTTCAGACCAGATA GCAAAGTTGAAGCTCAGAGATGGCCCTAATGATGTTGTGTTTAGTATTACAACCCAGTATCAAGGGACTTGTCGTTGTGCAGGAACAATATACCTCTGGAACTGGAATGATAAAATCATAATATCAGACATTGATGGAACAATAACCAA GTCTGATGCGTTGGGGCATATCCTCCCTCAGTTTGGCAAGGACTGGACTCATCAGGGCATTGCAAAACTCTATCATTCCATAAATGA aaatGGCTACAAGTTCCTGTACTGTTCTGCCCGTGCCATTGGGATGGCAGATATCACCAGAGGATACCTGCACTGGGTGAATGACAAAGGAACAATTCTCCCCAGGGGCCCTCTCATGTTGTCCCCCAGcagtttgttttctgcctttcataG ggaAGTCATAGAAAAGAAGCCTGAAAAGTTCAAAATCGAATGTTTGAATGATATCAAGAATTTGTTTGCTCCCAGTAAACAGCCTTTCTATGCTGCTTTTGGAAACAGGCCCAAT GATGTATATGCCTACATGCAAGTGGGAGTTCCAGACTGCAGAATATTTACTGTGAATCCAAAGGGTGAACTGATCCAAGAACAGACTAAGGGAAACAAATCTTC GTATTACAGGCTAAGTGAGCTTGTGGAATATGTGTTCCCATTGATTAATAAAGAACAGAGTTCTGCGTTTCCGTGCCCAGAATTCAGCTCTTTTTGCTACTGGAGAGAGCCTCTTCCTGACCTTAACATGGATGACCTGGCCTGA